A stretch of Apostichopus japonicus isolate 1M-3 chromosome 9, ASM3797524v1, whole genome shotgun sequence DNA encodes these proteins:
- the LOC139973645 gene encoding uncharacterized protein, whose translation MEFVLLVSAVFAFSCTTIVNVASSDQTSNHQHSLPSTTDDTQSGSYFFYQSSEYPKDCRDVQRQCSTSSSSGVYLIKPDGYKEPFEVFCNNDVDTGGWTVIQRREGGFANFNRSWSQYEDGFGFLSSEFWLGNEKLSYLTNQEVYELRVDITLYNGSALYAIYKGFRITDGWSQYMISSIGVLESNLGSALSTCPSNMIYNTCSCQATCDDPNGAGGCNNNCLGSEGCNCPTGFLMHGSDCIPTSDCGCFIRDENLVIPNGETYVNDDCTQKCSCSNNRLSCEDDYRCSAYAVCDINAGVRQCSCNEGYGGDGLSCESLYEDCKDVYDAGHTQDGVYAILPSGWSGSSFTVYCKMDNGGGWTVFQRRTDDSTSFYKDWTSYQEGFGDGENLWLGNEKLHYMTNRKNYKLRFDVTTSDGTPKYAEYPEFQVESESNNYRLNKLGDRSSGNTGRNFVIYSRGKQFSTFDRDHDTCGNFHCAQVHRSGWWHSDYYCSYCYSSSYCHDFQYSSSCQSRCTDDNLNGVYNGERGTQIFTDYYYNCNIGSVEMKIRPSS comes from the exons ATGGAGTTTGTCTTGCTTGTAAGCGCAGTTTTTGCATTTTCGTGTACAACGATTGTCAACGTTGCGTCGTCAGATCAAACG AGTAATCATCAGCACAGCCTGCCTTCAACTACAGATGACACTCAAA GTGGTTCGTATTTCTTTTATCAAAGTTCTGAATATCCCAAGGACTGTCGAGATGTCCAACGTCAGTGCTCTACATCAAGTTCCAGTGGAGTATACCTCATCAAACCAGATGGTTATAAAGAACCATTTGAAGTATTCTGCAACAACGATGTAGATacaggaggatggacg GTCATTCAACGACGTGAGGGTGGCTTTGCGAATTTTAACAGGAGTTGGTCACAGTATGAAGATGGATTTGGATTCCTGTCCTCTGAGTTTTGGCTCGGTAATGAAAAGTTGTCGTACTTGACGAATCAGGAAGTGTATGAACTTCGTGTGGATATTACTCTTTATAATGGGTCAGCCTTGTATGCTATTTACAAAGGTTTCCGTATCACTGACGGATGGAGTCAATATATGATATCCAGTATCGGAGTATTGGAAAGCAACTTAG GCTCAGCACTGTCAACCTGTCCTTCGAATATGATCTACAACACCTGCAGTTGCCAAGCAACTTGCGATGATCCCAATGGAGCGGGTGGATGTAATAATAACTGCCTGGGTAGTGAGGGTTGTAACTGTCCTACAGGGTTCTTAATGCATGGAAGTGACTGCATCCCTACGAGTGACTGTGGTTGTTTCATAAGAGATGAGAACCTGGTTATACCA AATGGGGAAACATATGTCAACGATGACTGCACACAGAAGTGTTCGTGCAGCAATAACCGATTAAGCTGTGAAGATGACTATAGGTGCAGTGCTTATGCCGTATGTGATATTAACGCTGGAGTGAGACAGTGCTCTTGTAATGAAGGTTATGGAGGTGACGGACTAAGTTGTGAATCTTTATATGAAGACTGTAAAGATGTTTACGACGCCGGCCATACACAAGATGGTGTTTATGCAATCCTTCCGTCTGGATGGTCGGGTTCATCATTTACTGTGTACTGTAAAATGGATAATGGTGGAGGATGGACA GTATTTCAACGTCGGACTGATGATTCTACTAGTTTCTATAAGGACTGGACATCTTACCAGGAAGGATTTGGTGACGGTGAAAACCTCTGGCTAGGTAATGAAAAGCTTCATTACATGACAAATCGGAAAAATTACAAGCTTCGCTTTGACGTCACTACCTCCGACGGGACACCTAAATATGCTGAATATCCAGAGTTTCAAGTTGAGTCTGAAAGCAACAACTACAGATTGAATAAACTCGGAGATAGGAGTAGTGGCAATACAG GTCGTAACTTTGTTATTTACAGCAGAGGTAAACAATTCAGTACATTTGACCGAGACCATGATACTTGCGGTAACTTCCACTGTGCACAGGTACACAGAAGCGGCTGGTGGCATTCTGATTATTATTGCTCTTATTGTTATAGTTCCAGTTATTGCCATGATTTTCAATACAGCAGCAGCTGTCAATCACGTTGTACCGATGACAACCTCAATGGAGTCTACAATGGTGAACGGGGGACACAGATCTTCACTGACTACTATTACAACTGTAACATCGGATCCGTCGAAATGAAAATTCGACCTTCTTCATGA
- the LOC139973647 gene encoding uncharacterized protein isoform X2 has translation MAHYFFYQRSEYPKDCRDVQSQCSTSNSSGVYIIKPDGFEEPFEVYCNNDVGGGGWTVIERRDSGSVNFNRSWSQYEDGFGFLSTEFWLGNEKLSYLTNQADYELRVDIELSNGASFYTTYRGFRITDEWGQYKVTHIGPLESNARTLISTCPTNMIYGICTCQATCEDPNGQSGCNSSCLGTEGCTCPAGFVMQGSDCISASECGCFVAEANLVIPNGETSVNEDCTQKCSCNNNRLICDDYICSTDAVCDVRNEIRQCYCNEGYEGDGATCESLYTDCQDVNDAGHGDGVYTIMPSGWTESPFSVHCKMHGDEGWTVFQRRTDDETSFHQNWTTYKEGFGNNRNLWLGNEKLYYLTNLNPTKLRVDITTSDGTSLYSEFTEFQIESEDTKYKMNKLGSRTSPSGAAGYYLSNNKGKPFSTYDQDNDACDTFNCAEKHRSGWWHSNNWCSTCTSDYCYHFQYGSSCHSICTYENLNGDYNGGNGERIFSYYNNYCNPQTVEMKIRPSS, from the exons A TGGCTCATTACTTCTTTTATCAACGTTCTGAATATCCAAAGGACTGCCGAGACGTTCAAAGTCAATGTTCTACGTCCAACTCTAGCGGAGTATACATTATCAAGCCAGATGGCTTTGAAGAACCATTTGAGGTGTACTGCAACAACGACGTTGGCGGAGGAGGCTGGACG GTCATAGAACGCCGCGACAGCGGTTCTGTGAATTTCAATAGGAGTTGGTCACAGTATGAAGATGGATTTGGTTTTCTCTCAACTGAGTTTTGGCTCGGCAATGAAAAGTTATCATATTTGACGAACCAAGCAGACTACGAACTTCGTGTGGATATAGAATTATCTAATGGAGCTTCTTTCTATACAACATACCGAGGATTTCGTATCACTGATGAATGGGGGCAATATAAGGTTACACATATTGGACCACTCGAAAGTAATGCAc GTACATTGATCTCTACATGTCCTACGAACATGATCTACGGAATATGTACATGCCAAGCAACATGTGAAGATCCCAACGGACAATCTGGTTGTAATAGTAGCTGTTTGGGTACTGAGGGCTGCACCTGTCCAGCTGGTTTCGTCATGCAAGGCAGTGACTGCATCAGTGCGAGTGAATGCGGGTGTTTCGTAGCAGAGGCCAACCTGGTTATACCA AACGGAGAAACATCCGTTAACGAAGACTGCACACAAAAGTGTTCTTGTAACAATAACCGACTGATCTGTGACGACTACATATGTAGTACCGATGCTGTGTGTGATGTCAGGAATGAAATACgacagtgttattgtaatgaAGGATACGAAGGTGACGGTGCAACTTGTGAATCCTTGTATACAGACTGCCAGGATGTTAATGACGCTGGACATGGCGATGGCGTATATACAATCATGCCTTCTGGATGGACAGAGTCCCCATTCAGTGTTCACTGCAAAATGCACGGCGACGAAGGATGGACC GTTTTTCAACGTCGCACTGATGACGAAACTAGTTTTCATCAAAACTGGACTACATACAAAGAAGGCTTTGGTAACAACAGAAACCTATGGCTTGGGAATGAGAAACTCTATTACCTGACCAATCTGAACCCTACCAAACTACGAGTTGATATTACTACTTCAGATGGGACGAGTCTATATTCTGAGTTTACAGAGTTTCAAATAGAGTCCGAGGACACCAAGTACAAAATGAATAAACTGGGAAGCAGGACCAGTCCCAGTGGAGCTGCAG GTTATTATCTCTCTAATAACAAAGGTAAGCCGTTCAGCACATACGACCAAGACAACGACGCATGCGATACATTCAACTGCGCAGAGAAGCACAGAAGTGGCTGGTGGCACTCGAATAATTGGTGCTCTACTTGTACAAGTGACTATTGCTATCATTTCCAATACGGAAGCAGCTGCCATTCAATTTGTACTTATGAAAACCTCAACGGGGACTACAATGGGGGCAACGGAGAGAGGATCTTTTCTTATTATAATAATTACTGCAACCCCCAAACTGTTGAGATGAAAATTCGACCATCCTCTTGA
- the LOC139973647 gene encoding uncharacterized protein isoform X1, protein MELSVAVRAVFAFLFTTTSAFTSSEETTVHRRSLPSTTDDTQMAHYFFYQRSEYPKDCRDVQSQCSTSNSSGVYIIKPDGFEEPFEVYCNNDVGGGGWTVIERRDSGSVNFNRSWSQYEDGFGFLSTEFWLGNEKLSYLTNQADYELRVDIELSNGASFYTTYRGFRITDEWGQYKVTHIGPLESNARTLISTCPTNMIYGICTCQATCEDPNGQSGCNSSCLGTEGCTCPAGFVMQGSDCISASECGCFVAEANLVIPNGETSVNEDCTQKCSCNNNRLICDDYICSTDAVCDVRNEIRQCYCNEGYEGDGATCESLYTDCQDVNDAGHGDGVYTIMPSGWTESPFSVHCKMHGDEGWTVFQRRTDDETSFHQNWTTYKEGFGNNRNLWLGNEKLYYLTNLNPTKLRVDITTSDGTSLYSEFTEFQIESEDTKYKMNKLGSRTSPSGAAGYYLSNNKGKPFSTYDQDNDACDTFNCAEKHRSGWWHSNNWCSTCTSDYCYHFQYGSSCHSICTYENLNGDYNGGNGERIFSYYNNYCNPQTVEMKIRPSS, encoded by the exons ATGGAGCTCTCCGTGGCTGTTCGAGCAGTATTTGCATTCTTGTTCACAACAACCAGCGCCTTTACGTCCTCGGAAGAAACG ACTGTTCATCGGAGAAGTTTACCTTCAACTACAGATGACACTCAAA TGGCTCATTACTTCTTTTATCAACGTTCTGAATATCCAAAGGACTGCCGAGACGTTCAAAGTCAATGTTCTACGTCCAACTCTAGCGGAGTATACATTATCAAGCCAGATGGCTTTGAAGAACCATTTGAGGTGTACTGCAACAACGACGTTGGCGGAGGAGGCTGGACG GTCATAGAACGCCGCGACAGCGGTTCTGTGAATTTCAATAGGAGTTGGTCACAGTATGAAGATGGATTTGGTTTTCTCTCAACTGAGTTTTGGCTCGGCAATGAAAAGTTATCATATTTGACGAACCAAGCAGACTACGAACTTCGTGTGGATATAGAATTATCTAATGGAGCTTCTTTCTATACAACATACCGAGGATTTCGTATCACTGATGAATGGGGGCAATATAAGGTTACACATATTGGACCACTCGAAAGTAATGCAc GTACATTGATCTCTACATGTCCTACGAACATGATCTACGGAATATGTACATGCCAAGCAACATGTGAAGATCCCAACGGACAATCTGGTTGTAATAGTAGCTGTTTGGGTACTGAGGGCTGCACCTGTCCAGCTGGTTTCGTCATGCAAGGCAGTGACTGCATCAGTGCGAGTGAATGCGGGTGTTTCGTAGCAGAGGCCAACCTGGTTATACCA AACGGAGAAACATCCGTTAACGAAGACTGCACACAAAAGTGTTCTTGTAACAATAACCGACTGATCTGTGACGACTACATATGTAGTACCGATGCTGTGTGTGATGTCAGGAATGAAATACgacagtgttattgtaatgaAGGATACGAAGGTGACGGTGCAACTTGTGAATCCTTGTATACAGACTGCCAGGATGTTAATGACGCTGGACATGGCGATGGCGTATATACAATCATGCCTTCTGGATGGACAGAGTCCCCATTCAGTGTTCACTGCAAAATGCACGGCGACGAAGGATGGACC GTTTTTCAACGTCGCACTGATGACGAAACTAGTTTTCATCAAAACTGGACTACATACAAAGAAGGCTTTGGTAACAACAGAAACCTATGGCTTGGGAATGAGAAACTCTATTACCTGACCAATCTGAACCCTACCAAACTACGAGTTGATATTACTACTTCAGATGGGACGAGTCTATATTCTGAGTTTACAGAGTTTCAAATAGAGTCCGAGGACACCAAGTACAAAATGAATAAACTGGGAAGCAGGACCAGTCCCAGTGGAGCTGCAG GTTATTATCTCTCTAATAACAAAGGTAAGCCGTTCAGCACATACGACCAAGACAACGACGCATGCGATACATTCAACTGCGCAGAGAAGCACAGAAGTGGCTGGTGGCACTCGAATAATTGGTGCTCTACTTGTACAAGTGACTATTGCTATCATTTCCAATACGGAAGCAGCTGCCATTCAATTTGTACTTATGAAAACCTCAACGGGGACTACAATGGGGGCAACGGAGAGAGGATCTTTTCTTATTATAATAATTACTGCAACCCCCAAACTGTTGAGATGAAAATTCGACCATCCTCTTGA